TCCTCGGACCTCCAGTTTAGCTGGGTCGACATAGATCAATTTAGGTTTATTCGTAAGGATGAGCTGCACCTTCTTGCTAGATAACTTCTGCAGTTTCTTGACCATCGAGATCATAAGAACTGACTCGCCCGGCTCCAGAAATTGTTGCCTgtcaaacaaacaaaaaaatcaacaaagaacaaaagatgcAATCTGTTTCCGAATTGAGCTGAACGTTCTAGATAAATTGTCATGCAACGGATTTACATGTAGAGTAACATGAATAGCACTCGTTGTGAAACATCACGTGATCCATATACGAAGCAAAATGATCCAAAGGTCTCaaattttttaaacaaaaaaaacaactcTAAGGACTAACCATTTTGAGTCAAATGAATCGATTGAAGCAAGTCTATTGATGCTACCGGTATCAGAGGCAGAAGCAACTGCGGCACTTCCATCACTTGTTTTCACCGAACCATCTCCAACGTGTGTGGGATTCCACGAAGAATCGTGATCTTCACATCCAGGAGACTGAGCCTGGACAATGTTTTCGAAATTTTCAACAAGGCAGCAAGAGTTTTTGAAATTTCACATGTTTCTTGAAACCTCGATTTTCAAGGAAAAGAACTCTATAGAATACGAAACGAAATAGAAAGGATATTACCGCTGGGTCTAAAGCTAGTTGAGGTGGGTTCACATCCCTCAAATTTATCCAATCAACACCCTTAAAAAAGGGATGGCTTTTCAGAGCTAGATAACCATTGGGTCCCGCCCCCAGCCTCTGACTCGGGTCAATATCCTGCACCGGAAAACACACCAGTAAACAAATGAGAGACGGAGATTCTCTGCTAAAAATGTAAATGGTTAGACGAGGCAAACATCATATGAATCAGCGTGCAGATGAGCATCGATCCTTTTATACTAGCACGTGGAATATTTTCGTGAAACCATCAGAAACCGATATTAAGTCCATATATAGAGCTGTCTAGTTCACATATTAAGCGAAAATGAATGATTCTGATGCGAATTTGCAAAAGAAAAGTTGAAAAGTAGGTATGAAACAGAGAGGAAACAAATAGCAATGAGGTTTAGTATTTCTTGCCAATAATTTATCTATCAGATCCCGAGCTGCTTCCGAAAAGTAATTTGGAAATCTGATGTCTCTGGCAATAATTCTTTGGAAAATAAGCCATTCACTGGCATCCTTGAAAGGAGACGTCCCCGAAAGCATTTGGTATAACGTACATCCAAAGGCCCACAGATCATTCCTGGTCGTACGCATTTCAAATGAGCACCGAGTCATGACTGATGAAAAGAATAATACAAGTTCGAACACaacaagaagagaaaaaaactCGATAAATAACCCAACTTCATACCCAAAAGTTGCCGGAGAGGAATTTAAAACTTCCGGAGGTACATAGGCGGCTGTCCCCACGAAGGTACATGCTTTATCATCTGAATACATTAAAAAGCATAAACAATTATCATTTCGAATTCGCCTGATCTTTGTAGGCAGTACAATAATATCACAGACTGACCCGATGCTGCATTTGGAAGGACAGTTATCTGGCTGCCTTGCATAGGCTTTACGCTACCAAAATCTGCGACTTTGATGTGGCCGTCTTCAGTGAGCAGCAGATTCTCCGGCTGCCATCTATAAACTATTAGCATTGCTAAGTATAACAAGATAACATTTTTGAAGGAGACAAAATACCTTAATATCTCGATGTATCAAGCCCATACTGTGGATATATTTGAGAGCATCCACCACTTCAGCTGCATAGAAACGAGCATCTTCCTCCGATAGACGGCCTTTCTGCATTCCAACCAATGAAGATACTTCAGCAGGAGAAATCGCTAGGAAAGACCGATGCTTTTCTGAAAAATCTACTTACCCTCGTAATTTGATCAAAAAGTTCTCCCCCTTCACAAGATTCAAGTGCCATGTCTTGAGAATATAATCAAAACAGGAACATCAATTTACCGTCGTGAACCAAGAAAATAAAGGGAATGTATGGCAATGTCACAAGTAATACTCACAGAGCGAGAAATTGTCTTGAAATGTGAAAAACAATCGCACTACACCGGGATGATCTAACTGGTCCAAAACAATGCGCTCCAATTTTACATAAGCCGTTTTGTTTTCTTTCGTGATGAACTTTTTATCCATGATCTTCATAGCATAGATCTTTCCTGTGTCTTTCTTCTTGGCTCTGACAACCTGTCGACGATAAAGCATATGAGAAATACGCATCGCCTGCATTACACATATAAAGACTAATACTTTCCCCTTTTTACCATAATCGGAAAGTTGGGATGATACTCAAGCGGGAAGAAATCGAGTTTGATAGCTTAAATCTAAGAAGAAACGAACGACTAGAAGCTTTACTAAATTGCGTGAAAAGGTTCTACAAATACAATAACCGACCGATGAAAAGGGAAACAAGCATCAAATTCTCGATGTCCATAGCACACTAACCAGAAACATACTTCAACTAAAGCCAGAAACATACACCATAATATCTGTAAATAGAGTTTTCAGGAAGATTTAACATCTCATCC
This genomic interval from Salvia splendens isolate huo1 chromosome 13, SspV2, whole genome shotgun sequence contains the following:
- the LOC121762906 gene encoding 3-phosphoinositide-dependent protein kinase 2-like isoform X1; the protein is MLATVNPTMEKEFDSKLRIESSSSSSNNDGGNDDSQRSKVFSFRAPQENFSIQDFELGKIYGVGSYSKVVRAKKKDTGKIYAMKIMDKKFITKENKTAYVKLERIVLDQLDHPGVVRLFFTFQDNFSLYMALESCEGGELFDQITRKGRLSEEDARFYAAEVVDALKYIHSMGLIHRDIKPENLLLTEDGHIKVADFGSVKPMQGSQITVLPNAASDDKACTFVGTAAYVPPEVLNSSPATFGNDLWAFGCTLYQMLSGTSPFKDASEWLIFQRIIARDIRFPNYFSEAARDLIDKLLDIDPSQRLGAGPNGYLALKSHPFFKGVDWINLRDVNPPQLALDPAAQSPGCEDHDSSWNPTHVGDGSVKTSDGSAAVASASDTGSINRLASIDSFDSKWQQFLEPGESVLMISMVKKLQKLSSKKVQLILTNKPKLIYVDPAKLEVRGNIIWSDNPAELNVQVISPSNFKICTPKKVMCFDDAKQRAAQWKKAIEALQNR
- the LOC121762906 gene encoding 3-phosphoinositide-dependent protein kinase 2-like isoform X2, whose protein sequence is MFLSVIAQDYKIYGVGSYSKVVRAKKKDTGKIYAMKIMDKKFITKENKTAYVKLERIVLDQLDHPGVVRLFFTFQDNFSLYMALESCEGGELFDQITRKGRLSEEDARFYAAEVVDALKYIHSMGLIHRDIKPENLLLTEDGHIKVADFGSVKPMQGSQITVLPNAASDDKACTFVGTAAYVPPEVLNSSPATFGNDLWAFGCTLYQMLSGTSPFKDASEWLIFQRIIARDIRFPNYFSEAARDLIDKLLDIDPSQRLGAGPNGYLALKSHPFFKGVDWINLRDVNPPQLALDPAAQSPGCEDHDSSWNPTHVGDGSVKTSDGSAAVASASDTGSINRLASIDSFDSKWQQFLEPGESVLMISMVKKLQKLSSKKVQLILTNKPKLIYVDPAKLEVRGNIIWSDNPAELNVQVISPSNFKICTPKKVMCFDDAKQRAAQWKKAIEALQNR